The Anaerobranca gottschalkii DSM 13577 genome segment GTATGTATGGGATGTAGAAATAATCTAAAAAATTGATACTCATTGCCATAGCAGCTAAGGAAAAATAGAGGAATTCTTGCTGGATCTTGCCAGAAATAAAATATAAAGTAATGATCATTGCAAAGGCAAACCATAGGGCACCGAAAACTACGAAATAAATATTTTCAAAGAGAAAACGAAAATAGGTAGCTAACTTTAAGGCCATTTGTCCATTTGTTATTAAAATAGGAAATTCCGATTTCCCCAATTCATATAAACCCATGACTTGGATTGTTAATTGATTTTGGTCAAGGATTAAGTCAGGACTTATTGTGAATAGGTGGGTTGAATTCCAAATATTACTCCTCCCTTGATCTTGTTCCCCTACTATACCTACCAATTTATCGTTAAAATAAACTCGGTACCACTGACCTGATAGGCGATGAATGAGTAATCGATAATCCTGTCCAGAAACTTTACTAAAATTCTCTCCAGGAATATATTGGGTGAAGGTAAAAATTCCCGCTTCTTCAGGAGTGACTAAGCGATATTCTAAATTATCCCTCATCCCATCTAAATAAAATTGATCAAGAATAATTACTTCATCTCCGTATTTTTTCAATAAGGTTTTATTTTGAAAATCTAGCCTAAAGGCGAGGAAAAGAAAAAAGGTACAAATAAGTAACACAATAATTTTTAATTTATTTCCCTTCATGAACAACACCAACTTGACATAATAATATATTTATTAATTCTACTTTAATGTAAAAAAATCCTTTAATAATAAAAAAATCCCTTATGTTTGTATAAGGGATACCGTAATTATTATAGAAACTTTTGTATTTCTACATAATACCCGTTTGGGTCTTTTACAAAAAAGTGATAAATATTAAATTTAGGGTTTACCTTTGGTTTTTCATCAATTACAACATTATTATCTATTAATTCATGATACATTTTATCTACATCATCAACTAATAAAGTAATGATAGGACTTTTTCCATTAACACTAATATTTAAATGTTGGCAAAAACCCAACTTCCCTCCGCCAGGCACATCATATATCTTACAAAGTCCTTGGTCTTTATAAATGGGTAATTTTAAAATTTTATTATAAAAATAATGGGTTTCCTCTAAGTTACTAGTACCTAAAAATACAATTAATCCTTCTAACACTCAAACCACCCCAACATTTTCCCCATTCTATCCAATTATATATCTAAATTTGAATTAGATACCTCTACTTTCCTTAAATAAAACATAATCCCTGTAAAAGCTAAAAATGTCAAGATTAAACCTATACCAATTGTTCCTTCAAAAATTATAATTATAGAGAATAATAATGAATGAATTATCCCATAAATGGCCAAACCTTTTCTAAGCTTACTATTAAAATCAATGAAAAGAAACAGTACAATAGCAGCAGCAATAACAGATAATAACCAATTAGGAATCGATAAACCCCATAAATTAAAGCTTGAATTCCATCCATTTAATGTAATTTCATGTCTACCGAAAAATTCATCGAATGGAAATTCTCCGAAACCTAAACTAGCTACAACTGATCCCCAAGGCATAAAACTAGCAATTATTACAACAGCACATAAGATGACTATTGTCACTTTGTTTTTGTCATTCAAATAAAACACCCCCAAATTTTTTTAAAACCTATTACCAGGTTATTCTACAAAAATTTAAATTATCCTTCAAAATATTAATTTTATAAGATTTATAAAGAGAAATAATATTTTTTAATCTTTTGTGCCATTAACTTTCTTCTTTCATTTAAAAACTGTTCATAATCCCCTACTTCCATTTCAAAAATTGATTCAGGAATACAGTTTTCCTTCATATTTTCCTTCAATTCTTCTAAATTCTCAATTCCCGTTATTGAAAATTTTTGATTAGTTATATCTTCTTTAATCAGATTAAAATAGATTTTAGGTGATTTATCTTTTATTTTGATATTAATTTCTGATTGCATAATAACATAATTTGCTATTTGATTGTATTGTCCTCTGCCTAAATTATACTTTTGCAAGTATTTTTTAGGAAATATATGATGGATATCCCCTCTTTCTTCAATTAAATGTTTTACCTCTATTTCTTTAGATAAAAATCCCCTATCTCCACTTTTAATTTGCGAAATTAAAAAGAGGCTAAAGTATGGACTGCTTCTAACAGAAGTATCTAACCTACTAACAAGAATATTATCCCAAAAAGCATCAGATAACTGTCCTTTTTCTTCGTTTTCTATAAAGACTTCAAAACTATCTTCTAACATCTTCTTTATATCATAATCAAATTGGGATTCTGAAGAACCGGAATATCTTCCTGTCAACAAGGATAATACTAACCATTTCCTAACAAGTTTTTCTATTTTATTAGAATCTACCCCTTTTGTTTTTAATGTTAAATATAATATATAGCCAAAGTTTAATACATTTTGTGATCTAATTAAAGTTTTGTCGATTATTCCTGTAGATTTTACTATCATGATATATCTTTTAAAATTAGTTTCATTGACAAATTCTAACACACCTTTTTCAAAGGTTTTAAAGCTTTCTTCTTCTATTTCCTTTTCATATTCTCTAGTTTTAAAATTTCTACCTGATAATAAACTAACTAAATCTGATAACTTGCCTCTATGGAACTGAGAAGTGAAAGCAACTCTAATAACATCAGAATAAGTAGGTACATACAAGTCTTGTTTTTCCTTTGCTATCCAAGTTATTTTACTAAAGTAATCAGTTTGTACAAACTCAGGATCATTTTTTCTAATTGCTTCAACTATACTAGAATTTCTTGCCATATGACAAAAGTAATCGATAATCTTTCTTATCAAATATCCATTGAATTCTTTGTTAACAGCTATTTTAGACATAGCAAAATCTGCTTGACTGAGAACAACTCCTTTAGAGTTTATTCTAATAAAAATTTCCGTTACCGTTTCAATATCAAGGCTATGGGATAATTCTATTATTCCTATTACTCTATGTTTAATCTCGGTAAGCTTTTTTATTTTTTTAAATAAAATTTCGTCGATTATATCAGGGACTTCTTTGCAAAAATCATAAACAAACTTAAGTTCATTTACTTCTCCTTTAATGAAGACAGAAATATCCTTTATCCAATTTGGATCTTTTTCTATGGCTGTATTTAATACTTCAAACCTTTCTTCTAATGGGTTAAAGGCAATCTTTATAGATTTTTTGTTATAATTCTCATCTAAAACTTCCATACCCATTAAAGCTGCTGTCATAG includes the following:
- a CDS encoding VOC family protein translates to MLEGLIVFLGTSNLEETHYFYNKILKLPIYKDQGLCKIYDVPGGGKLGFCQHLNISVNGKSPIITLLVDDVDKMYHELIDNNVVIDEKPKVNPKFNIYHFFVKDPNGYYVEIQKFL
- a CDS encoding GmrSD restriction endonuclease domain-containing protein, which gives rise to MSRKYEVNNVSVESILSWIRDGDVAIPEIQRPFVWDSTKVRDLIDSLYKGYPVGYLITWRNPDIRLKDGTKSSGKRILIDGQQRVTAMTAALMGMEVLDENYNKKSIKIAFNPLEERFEVLNTAIEKDPNWIKDISVFIKGEVNELKFVYDFCKEVPDIIDEILFKKIKKLTEIKHRVIGIIELSHSLDIETVTEIFIRINSKGVVLSQADFAMSKIAVNKEFNGYLIRKIIDYFCHMARNSSIVEAIRKNDPEFVQTDYFSKITWIAKEKQDLYVPTYSDVIRVAFTSQFHRGKLSDLVSLLSGRNFKTREYEKEIEEESFKTFEKGVLEFVNETNFKRYIMIVKSTGIIDKTLIRSQNVLNFGYILYLTLKTKGVDSNKIEKLVRKWLVLSLLTGRYSGSSESQFDYDIKKMLEDSFEVFIENEEKGQLSDAFWDNILVSRLDTSVRSSPYFSLFLISQIKSGDRGFLSKEIEVKHLIEERGDIHHIFPKKYLQKYNLGRGQYNQIANYVIMQSEINIKIKDKSPKIYFNLIKEDITNQKFSITGIENLEELKENMKENCIPESIFEMEVGDYEQFLNERRKLMAQKIKKYYFSL